One Spinacia oleracea cultivar Varoflay chromosome 4, BTI_SOV_V1, whole genome shotgun sequence DNA segment encodes these proteins:
- the LOC110785280 gene encoding peroxidase 12, with protein sequence MFPSVKQSKMAATKGFPLILVLSSLIIGLSQGQSTIPVVPGLSYTFYSSSCPGLDFIIRGHLWQIFQSDLTQAAGLLRLHFHDCFVQGCDGSVLLDGSASGPSEKEAPPNLTLRAQAFKIINDLRALVHQQCGRVVSCADITALAARESVFLAGGPFYWVPLGRRDGLNFATLSDTLANLPPPSFNTGQLLDSLANKKLNATDLVALSGGHTIGISHCTSFTDRLYPTQDPTMAQTFANNLKVTCPTATTNATTNLDIRTPNVFDNKYYIDLMNRQGLFTSDQDLYTDSRTKDIVTSFALNQNLFFQKFIDAMVKMGQLNVLTGTQGEIRANCSVRNANSNLHLKSVVEIDQEQQTLSQF encoded by the exons ATGTTTCCAAGTGTAAAACAATCTAAAATGGCAGCTACTAAAGGTTTCCCTCTTATCCTAGTTTTATCATCTTTGATAATAGGACTATCTCAGGGTCAGAGTACAATTCCAGTTGTGCCTGGTCTTTCCTACACATTTTATTCATCTAGTTGCCCAGGTTTGGATTTCATTATTAGAGGTCATCTTTGGCAAATTTTCCAGAGTGACCTAACCCAAGCTGCTGGTTTGCTCCGCCTTCATTTCCATGATTGCTTCGTTCAG ggATGTGATGGTTCAGTACTGCTGGATGGATCAGCTAGTGGTCCAAGTGAGAAGGAAGCACCTCCGAATTTGACCCTCAGGGCCCAAGCTTTTAAGATCATAAATGATCTACGTGCCCTTGTGCATCAACAATGTGGTCGAGTTGTCTCTTGTGCTGATATCACTGCGCTTGCTGCTCGTGAGTCAGTTTTTCTG GCCGGTGGACCATTCTACTGGGTTCCCTTAGGAAGAAGGGACGGTCTAAACTTTGCTACACTAAGCGATACATTAGCCAATCTACCACCTCCTTCTTTTAACACTGGGCAACTCCTTGATTCATTAGCCAACAAAAAATTGAATGCCACGGATCTCGTGGCCCTCTCAGGAGGACACACCATCGGAATTAGCCATTGCACATCTTTTACCGATAGACTCTACCCTACTCAAGACCCTACAATGGCCCAAACCTTTGCTAACAACCTTAAGGTCACTTGTCCAACTGCAACCACTAATGCCACTACCAATTTGGACATTCGTACTCCTAATGTTTTCGACAACAAGTACTATATTGACCTTATGAACCGCCAAGGCTTGTTCACTTCTgatcaagatttgtatactgaTTCAAGGACTAAGGATATTGTCACAAGCTTTGCCCTCAACCAGAATTTGTTCTTTCAGAAGTTCATCGATGCAATGGTTAAAATGGGCCAACTTAATGTATTGACCGGTACACAAGGGGAAATTCGCGCCAATTGCTCCGTAAGGAATGCTAATAGTAATCTACATCTCAAGTCTGTAGTGGAAATCGATCAAGAACAACAAACATTGTCACAGTTTTAA
- the LOC110785281 gene encoding peroxidase 12: MMVSFKIIPLMLVVAISCLVGISKSQSTVPVVNGLSYSYYSRSCPDLDFIIRDHLFDVFERDITQAAGLLRLHFHDCFVKGCDGSVLLVGSSSTPSEKDAPPNLTLRHEAFKIINDLRAHVHYHCGRVVSCADIATLAARESVYQSGGPFYHVPLGRRDGLSFATQSETLANLPPPFFNTTQLLNAFATKNLNATDLVALSGGHTIGISHCTSFTNRLYPTQDPSMDQTLANNLKLTCPTATTNSTTNLDLRTPNVFDNKYFVDLMNHQGLFTSDQTLYTDSRTKAIVTSFATNQNLFFEKFIDAMVKMSQLSVLTGTQGEIRTNCSARNVIRHVNLKSVAQVDHEKERLSQY, translated from the exons atgatggtcAGCTTTAAAATTATCCCTCTTATGTTAGTTGTTGCAATATCATGTTTAGTTGGAATCTCAAAGAGTCAAAGCACAGTACCAGTTGTGAATGGTCTCTCATACTCATATTACTCAAGAAGTTGTCCAGATTTGGATTTCATTATTAGAGATCAtctttttgatgtttttgagcGAGATATAACCCAAGCTGCTGGATTGCTCCGTCTTCATTTCCATGATTGCTTCGTTAAG GGATGTGATGGTTCTGTATTGTTGGTTGGATCATCCAGTACCccaagtgaaaaggatgcaccTCCAAATTTGACGCTAAGACATGAGGCATTTAAGATTATAAATGATCTTCGTGCCCATGTACATTACCATTGTGGCCGAGTTGTGTCATGTGCTGATATCGCTACCCTTGCTGCTCGTGAGTCTGTTTATCAG TCAGGTGGACCATTCTACCATGTTCCCTTAGGAAGAAGGGATGGCCTAAGCTTTGCTACACAAAGCGAAACCTTAGCTAATCTACCACCTCCCTTTTTCAACACTACACAACTTCTCAACGCCTTTGCTACCAAAAACTTAAACGCCACGGATCTTGTGGCCCTCTCGGGTGGCCACACCATCGGAATCAGTCATTGTACCTCCTTCACCAATAGACTTTATCCTACTCAAGACCCTAGTATGGACCAAACCTTGGCCAACAACCTTAAGCTCACTTGCCCTACTGCAACCACTAATAGCACTACTAATTTGGACCTTCGTACCCCCAATGTTTTCGACAACAAGTATTTTGTCGACCTTATGAATCATCAAGGCTTGTTCACCTCCGATCAGACTTTATATACCGATTCAAGAACTAAGGCTATTGTCACAAGCTTTGCTACAAACCAGAACTTATTCTTTGAAAAGTTCATAGATGCAATGGTAAAAATGAGCCAGCTAAGTGTATTGACCGGGACACAAGGGGAGATTCGCACAAACTGCTCTGCAAGGAATGTCATCCGCCATGTCAATCTCAAATCTGTGGCTCAAGTGGATCATGAAAAAGAAAGATTATCACAATATTAA